A portion of the Callithrix jacchus isolate 240 chromosome 13, calJac240_pri, whole genome shotgun sequence genome contains these proteins:
- the MYL12B gene encoding myosin regulatory light chain 12B yields MSSKKAKTKTTKKRPQRATSNVFAMFDQSQIQEFKEAFNMIDQNRDGFIDKEDLHDMLASLGKNPTDAYLDAMMNEAPGPINFTMFLTMFGEKLNGTDPEDVIRNAFACFDEEATGTIQEDYLRELLTTMGDRFTDEEVDELYREAPIDKKGNFNYIEFTRILKHGAKDKDD; encoded by the exons ATGTCGAGCAAAAAGGCAAAGACCAAGACCACCAAGAAGCGCCCTCAGCGCGCAACATCCAACGTGTTTGCTATGTTTGACCAGTCACAGATTCAGGAGTTCAAAGAGGCCTTCAACATGATTGATCAGAACAGAGACGGTTTCATCGACAAGGAAGATTTGCATGATATGCTCGCTTCTCTAG GGAAGAATCCCACTGATGCATACCTTGATGCCATGATGAATGAGGCTCCAGGCCCCATCAATTTCACCATGTTCCTCACCATGTTTGGTGAGAAGTTAAATGGCACAGATCCTGAAGATGTCATCAGAAATGCTTTTGCTTGCTTTGATGAAGAAGCAACAG GCACCATTCAGGAAGATTACCTGAGAGAGCTGCTGACAACCATGGGGGATCGGTTTACGGATGAGGAAGTGGATGAGCTGTACAGAGAAGCGCCTATTGACAAAAAGGGGAACTTCAATTACATCGAGTTCACACGCATCCTGAAACATGGAGCAAAAGACAAAGATGACTGA